One genomic window of Mailhella massiliensis includes the following:
- a CDS encoding sigma-54 interaction domain-containing protein — protein MPVPSEGPRARSGEHAGPVLGLSDEELALCAKSCVLLNRQIGIGSALTYLFGILSEHFPLTRIFCGFRRYKTSIFTPLADTLSDTHNRVRTLATTNFTQDQINLLMGSDSLRPYTINNASMLKNAQTSLREEDLASYLRIPLFTVGEATFQLIFCSNIANTFSQKLVDKLLELVTPLGESLREDFMNNGDLRPAERIGNPGGSASNRLRAMKGMHDLYTQMAQAASTDCTVLILGETGTGKELVASAVQELSLRSSRPFVKVNCGAINEQLVDSELFGHERGAFTGAYGAHTGYFEAANGGTIFLDEIGDLPLSLQARLLRVLDQREIRKVGGTHAVPLDIRVIAATHRNLMEMVRQGKFREDLWYRLNVCVLHIPPLRAHRSDIPALARLFLIEKSKIIGVNFPSLTPEQLEKLCQHNWPGNVRELEHLMERVLVRLKGGQFKLDDILDSELSHIHRLDRTLTVPPPAQGCGEHFVCPYAGAAHAPRQQEGTDEQWHGPVALRNLLRSTPWPSLKDLTESYIDDALRHTGGRIGGDDGAAALLNVHPNTLRVRRQKKKQTDGA, from the coding sequence ATGCCCGTACCTTCCGAAGGCCCGCGCGCCAGATCCGGCGAACATGCAGGCCCCGTCCTCGGCCTGAGCGACGAGGAACTCGCGCTCTGTGCCAAATCCTGCGTTCTTCTCAACCGGCAGATAGGCATAGGCTCGGCCCTTACCTATCTTTTCGGCATACTGAGCGAGCACTTTCCCCTCACGCGCATCTTCTGCGGTTTCCGGCGTTACAAGACCTCCATCTTCACGCCGCTTGCCGATACGCTCTCGGATACGCACAACCGCGTGCGCACTCTGGCCACCACGAATTTCACCCAGGACCAGATCAATCTGCTCATGGGCTCGGATTCCCTGCGGCCGTACACCATCAACAACGCCTCCATGCTCAAGAACGCCCAGACGAGCCTGCGGGAGGAGGATCTTGCCTCCTACCTGCGCATTCCGCTCTTCACCGTGGGCGAGGCCACCTTCCAACTCATCTTCTGTTCCAACATCGCCAACACCTTTTCCCAGAAACTTGTGGACAAGCTGCTCGAGCTCGTCACGCCCCTCGGAGAAAGCCTCCGGGAAGATTTCATGAACAACGGCGACCTGCGCCCCGCCGAACGCATAGGCAATCCCGGAGGAAGCGCATCCAACCGCCTCCGCGCCATGAAGGGAATGCACGATCTCTACACGCAGATGGCGCAGGCGGCCTCCACCGACTGCACGGTGCTCATTCTGGGAGAAACCGGCACCGGCAAGGAACTGGTGGCCAGTGCGGTGCAGGAACTGTCGCTGCGCTCCAGCCGTCCCTTCGTCAAGGTGAACTGCGGGGCCATCAACGAGCAGCTTGTGGACAGCGAACTTTTCGGCCATGAGCGCGGAGCGTTCACCGGAGCCTACGGCGCCCATACCGGCTATTTCGAGGCGGCCAACGGCGGCACCATCTTTCTCGATGAAATAGGCGATCTGCCCCTTTCCCTTCAGGCCCGTCTTCTGCGCGTGCTGGATCAGCGGGAAATCCGCAAGGTGGGCGGCACGCACGCCGTGCCGCTGGATATCCGCGTCATCGCAGCCACGCACCGCAATCTCATGGAAATGGTCCGGCAGGGCAAATTCCGCGAGGACCTCTGGTACAGACTCAACGTCTGCGTGCTCCACATTCCGCCGCTGCGTGCGCACCGGAGCGACATTCCCGCGCTGGCACGGCTTTTTCTCATCGAAAAATCCAAGATCATCGGCGTCAATTTCCCCAGCCTCACGCCGGAACAACTGGAAAAGCTCTGTCAGCACAACTGGCCCGGCAACGTGCGCGAACTTGAGCATCTCATGGAAAGGGTGCTCGTGCGCCTCAAGGGCGGACAGTTCAAACTCGACGATATTCTCGACAGCGAACTGTCGCACATCCACAGACTGGACAGAACGCTCACCGTTCCCCCGCCCGCGCAGGGCTGCGGCGAACACTTCGTCTGCCCGTACGCGGGGGCCGCTCACGCCCCTCGTCAGCAGGAAGGCACGGATGAGCAGTGGCACGGCCCCGTCGCCCTGCGCAATCTGCTGCGCTCCACCCCGTGGCCTTCCCTGAAGGATCTGACGGAAAGCTACATCGACGACGCCCTGCGCCACACCGGAGGACGCATCGGCGGGGACGACGGCGCGGCCGCCCTGCTCAATGTGCACCCCAACACGCTCCGGGTACGCCGCCAGAAAAAGAAGCAGACCGACGGCGCGTAG
- a CDS encoding septal ring lytic transglycosylase RlpA family protein, producing MMNQHARYPRRAVRRAAATSSKPLKIYAMLNIPRPLTALFCLLAAAALAGGCSTKNTGYQNGRYRGTSPYTVRGKTYYPLKSAHNFVETGIASWYGPGFHGKKTSNGERYNQNEMTAAHKLLPFGTMLRVTNLENGRVTEVRVNDRGPFVGSRVIDLSRAAARDLGMLGKGTARVRIVALESDGEPALVTPDGDMLGLFYVQIGSFRERPRAVNLADFMRTQGYGCRIARHDGNDLNFVQLGPYHSRSSAEKTARSLSLTYRGLFVIAE from the coding sequence ATGATGAATCAACATGCCCGTTATCCCCGGCGTGCGGTGCGCCGGGCCGCAGCGACCTCTTCCAAGCCCCTTAAGATATACGCCATGCTGAATATTCCCCGACCGCTTACCGCTCTTTTCTGTCTCCTCGCCGCAGCGGCCCTCGCCGGCGGCTGCTCCACAAAGAACACAGGCTACCAGAACGGACGCTACCGGGGCACCAGCCCCTACACGGTGCGCGGCAAAACCTATTATCCGCTCAAGTCCGCGCACAATTTCGTGGAAACGGGCATCGCCTCCTGGTACGGGCCCGGCTTCCACGGCAAGAAAACCTCCAACGGGGAACGCTACAACCAGAACGAAATGACGGCGGCGCACAAGCTTTTGCCCTTCGGCACCATGCTGCGGGTAACCAATCTGGAAAACGGCAGGGTCACGGAAGTCCGCGTCAACGACAGGGGGCCCTTCGTGGGCAGCCGCGTCATCGATCTTTCCCGCGCCGCCGCCAGGGATCTCGGTATGCTCGGCAAGGGCACGGCCCGGGTACGCATCGTCGCTCTGGAAAGCGACGGGGAACCCGCGCTGGTCACTCCCGACGGCGACATGCTGGGACTTTTCTATGTGCAGATAGGTTCCTTCCGCGAACGCCCGCGCGCCGTGAATCTCGCGGACTTCATGCGCACGCAGGGCTACGGCTGCCGCATCGCCAGACACGACGGCAACGATCTCAACTTCGTCCAGCTCGGCCCCTACCATTCCCGCTCCAGCGCGGAAAAAACGGCCCGTTCACTGAGTCTCACCTATCGCGGACTCTTCGTCATTGCGGAATAG